A genomic region of Noviherbaspirillum sp. L7-7A contains the following coding sequences:
- a CDS encoding YigZ family protein, giving the protein MAVYTLVQAVHADIDIRKSRFIAIAMPVDGRDAAQLAIARLRAGHPAATHVCWALLAGGQSGMSDDGEPSGTAGRPIMEVLRHHELDNVLGAVVRYFGGIKLGAGGLVRAYTDAIASALKDAQRIEYVAQATLRVEIDYPEEARIRRWIARHGYLLEHGSHGAQVELAIRLPAAELPAARLALRDLTQGQARITAPEG; this is encoded by the coding sequence ATGGCTGTCTACACACTGGTGCAGGCGGTGCACGCCGACATCGACATCCGCAAGAGCCGCTTCATCGCCATCGCCATGCCGGTCGACGGCCGCGACGCCGCCCAGCTGGCGATTGCCCGGCTGCGGGCCGGGCACCCGGCCGCTACGCATGTCTGCTGGGCCCTGCTGGCCGGCGGCCAGTCCGGCATGTCCGACGACGGCGAGCCTTCCGGCACGGCCGGGCGGCCCATCATGGAAGTGCTGCGTCATCACGAGCTGGACAATGTGCTGGGCGCGGTGGTGCGCTATTTCGGCGGCATCAAGCTGGGCGCCGGCGGCCTGGTGCGCGCCTACACCGACGCGATCGCCAGCGCGCTCAAGGACGCGCAGCGCATCGAGTACGTGGCCCAGGCCACACTGAGGGTGGAAATCGATTATCCCGAGGAAGCCAGGATCCGCCGCTGGATCGCCCGGCACGGCTACCTGCTGGAACACGGCAGCCACGGCGCGCAGGTGGAACTGGCGATACGCCTGCCGGCGGCCGAACTGCCGGCAGCGCGCCTGGCCCTGCGTGACCTTACCCAGGGCCAGGCGCGCATCACCGCGCCCGAAGGCTGA
- a CDS encoding GNAT family N-acetyltransferase, with product MEQVIIQTARLRLRPWRPEDRAPFQALNADPRVMAFFPSILSAAESDALAERCQGLIEQQGWGFWAVECKATQAFIGLLGLHAQPQALPFSPCVEIGWRLAHDCWGRGYASEGATAALRFGFDRLGLGEIVAFTAVGNLRSRAVMARIGMREDSAAGFGHPSLPAGHPLHRHCLYRISATAPA from the coding sequence ATGGAGCAGGTGATTATCCAGACAGCACGACTGCGCCTGCGCCCCTGGCGCCCCGAAGACAGGGCGCCATTCCAGGCACTCAATGCCGATCCCCGAGTTATGGCGTTTTTTCCGTCCATTCTGTCGGCCGCAGAGAGTGATGCCCTGGCAGAGCGCTGCCAGGGCCTGATCGAGCAGCAGGGCTGGGGCTTTTGGGCGGTGGAGTGCAAAGCAACGCAGGCATTCATCGGCTTACTCGGCCTGCATGCGCAACCGCAGGCGTTACCGTTTTCTCCCTGTGTCGAAATTGGCTGGCGGCTGGCCCATGACTGCTGGGGACGGGGGTATGCCAGCGAAGGCGCAACCGCGGCCTTGCGCTTTGGCTTCGACAGGCTGGGTCTGGGAGAAATCGTCGCTTTCACCGCTGTTGGCAACCTGCGCTCACGCGCGGTGATGGCGCGCATCGGCATGCGCGAGGATAGCGCAGCAGGTTTTGGCCATCCATCCCTGCCGGCCGGCCATCCGCTGCATCGCCACTGCCTCTACCGCATCAGCGCAACAGCGCCAGCGTAG
- a CDS encoding helix-turn-helix transcriptional regulator yields the protein MDVDAIHKALANPTRRQILAWLKDPSAHFSMQEYPLELGVCAGLIDQRAGLSQSTVSAHLATLQRAGLITSHKVGQWIFFKRNEDLIGRFIAQLDGAL from the coding sequence ATGGATGTGGATGCGATACACAAGGCGCTGGCCAATCCTACCCGCCGCCAGATCCTGGCCTGGCTGAAGGACCCGTCGGCGCATTTCTCAATGCAGGAATATCCGCTTGAACTCGGTGTCTGCGCTGGCCTGATCGATCAGCGCGCGGGACTTTCCCAATCCACCGTATCGGCCCATCTGGCCACGCTGCAGCGCGCCGGCCTGATTACTTCGCACAAGGTCGGCCAGTGGATCTTCTTCAAGCGCAATGAAGACCTGATCGGCCGCTTCATCGCGCAGCTTGACGGGGCGCTGTAA
- a CDS encoding PAS domain S-box protein: MPHFLQGPGEVRGLLRQTDRLPGLGQPHDWPQALATALSLALDSGFAACIAWGPEGLLLYNDAYAQLLGDRHPAALGRPVAEAWPWDWQQLQPLFAGAMAGNPVHRQRQALSRLCGGIREVAWLDYSLAPVRDASGAPAGVCCTCVDVTASAPRDDTPPYRSIADHAEIMMWTTEASGYCTYLNPAWYQFTGQSRDEGLGLGWLDTTHPEDRPAAETAFLTANEAQSHFRAEYRLRRHDGVYRWVIDAAAPRFGEDGTYLGYVGAVLDIHDRKLAEAAVAASNARFQAAIRAVEGVLWTNDATGRMRGEQPGWAMLTGQSYEQYQDFGWTAVVHPDDVRQSVDVWNQAVAERRAYLAEHRLRRRDGQWRHYSVRAIPTMDARGDIIEWVGVHTDITELRRTEDALRQLNAGLEIGIRQSTLERDRLWGMSQDIMAIASLNGYFLNVNPAFTAILGWSLEEAVSMPFLEMTHPDHRADLVGKVELLARGEALVRYEVRDLHRDGGFRWLSWTIVPEGDVLYGVARDITAERRQAELLHQTEEALRQAQKMEAVGQLTGGIAHDFNNLLAGMVGNLELLKVKMRSGGVGLSRHIDDAMAVANRAAALTHRLLAFSRRQTLMPKPLDPNRLVAAMTDLIGRTVGPSVQVEARLAADVWPIECDPNQLESALLNLAINARDAMSGGGLLTIGTANTVLDADYAARHAEVQPGDYVSIQVADNGTGMTPEVAARAFDPFFTTKPQGQGTGLGLSMIYGFAKQSGGHIAIDTALGAGTVIRLKLPRYRGDALPDSHMPGSGAAIQAVSQATLLLVDDEGHLRELLAEMLEMLNYRVVQSGDAAAALALIDAGQHADLLITDVGLPGGMNGRQLAEAARQRRPDLNVLFITGYAEDAPTRNGMLEPAMEVLTKPFSLDTFAQRVAAMLKARG, encoded by the coding sequence ATGCCCCATTTTCTCCAGGGTCCCGGCGAAGTCCGAGGCCTGTTGCGCCAGACGGACCGCCTGCCAGGCCTGGGCCAGCCGCATGACTGGCCGCAGGCGCTTGCCACCGCGCTGTCGCTGGCGCTCGATTCGGGCTTTGCCGCCTGCATCGCATGGGGACCGGAAGGCCTGCTGCTGTACAACGACGCCTATGCGCAACTGCTGGGCGACCGTCATCCGGCAGCCCTGGGCCGGCCGGTGGCCGAGGCCTGGCCGTGGGACTGGCAGCAGCTGCAGCCGCTGTTTGCCGGCGCCATGGCCGGCAACCCGGTGCATCGCCAGCGCCAGGCGCTGAGCCGCCTGTGCGGGGGCATTCGCGAAGTGGCCTGGCTCGACTATTCCCTGGCGCCGGTGCGCGATGCCTCCGGCGCGCCGGCCGGCGTTTGCTGCACCTGTGTCGACGTCACCGCCAGCGCGCCGCGCGACGATACGCCGCCATACCGCAGCATTGCCGACCACGCAGAGATCATGATGTGGACCACCGAGGCGAGCGGCTACTGCACCTATCTCAATCCCGCCTGGTATCAGTTCACCGGCCAGTCCAGGGACGAAGGCCTGGGCCTGGGATGGCTGGACACCACCCATCCTGAAGACCGGCCCGCCGCCGAGACCGCTTTCCTGACGGCCAACGAAGCCCAGTCCCACTTCCGTGCCGAATACCGCCTGCGCCGGCATGACGGCGTCTACCGCTGGGTCATCGACGCGGCCGCGCCGCGCTTCGGCGAGGACGGCACTTACCTCGGCTATGTCGGCGCCGTGCTCGACATCCATGACCGCAAGCTGGCCGAAGCCGCCGTGGCGGCCAGCAATGCCCGCTTCCAGGCTGCCATCAGGGCCGTCGAGGGCGTGCTCTGGACCAATGACGCCACCGGCCGCATGCGCGGCGAGCAGCCCGGATGGGCCATGCTGACCGGCCAGAGCTACGAGCAGTACCAGGACTTTGGCTGGACCGCCGTGGTCCATCCGGATGACGTCCGGCAGAGCGTCGACGTCTGGAACCAGGCCGTGGCGGAGCGCCGCGCCTATCTGGCCGAGCACCGCCTGCGCCGTCGCGACGGCCAGTGGCGTCATTATTCGGTACGCGCCATTCCCACCATGGATGCCCGTGGCGACATCATCGAATGGGTCGGCGTGCATACCGACATCACCGAGCTGCGCCGCACCGAGGACGCGCTGCGCCAGCTCAATGCCGGCCTCGAAATCGGCATCCGCCAGAGCACGCTAGAGCGCGACCGGCTGTGGGGCATGTCGCAGGACATCATGGCGATTGCCTCGCTGAATGGCTACTTCCTGAATGTGAATCCGGCCTTCACCGCCATCCTCGGCTGGAGCCTGGAAGAGGCGGTATCGATGCCCTTCCTGGAAATGACCCATCCCGACCATCGTGCCGACCTCGTCGGCAAGGTGGAATTGCTGGCGCGCGGCGAGGCGCTGGTGCGCTACGAGGTGCGCGACCTGCACCGGGACGGCGGTTTCCGCTGGCTGTCCTGGACCATCGTGCCCGAGGGCGATGTGCTCTACGGCGTGGCGCGCGACATCACCGCGGAACGGCGCCAGGCCGAATTGCTGCACCAGACCGAGGAAGCGCTGCGCCAGGCCCAGAAGATGGAAGCCGTGGGCCAGCTGACCGGCGGCATTGCGCATGACTTCAACAACCTGCTGGCCGGCATGGTGGGCAACCTGGAACTGCTGAAGGTCAAGATGCGCAGCGGCGGCGTCGGCCTGTCGCGCCATATCGACGACGCCATGGCGGTGGCCAACCGCGCCGCCGCGCTCACCCACCGGCTGCTGGCCTTTTCCCGCCGCCAGACCCTGATGCCCAAGCCGCTGGACCCGAACCGCCTGGTGGCGGCAATGACCGACCTGATCGGCCGCACCGTCGGTCCTTCGGTCCAGGTGGAAGCGAGGCTGGCGGCCGACGTCTGGCCGATCGAATGCGACCCCAACCAACTCGAAAGCGCGCTGCTTAATCTGGCCATCAATGCCCGCGACGCCATGTCCGGCGGCGGCCTGCTGACCATCGGAACCGCCAATACCGTGCTCGACGCGGACTACGCCGCCCGGCATGCCGAAGTGCAGCCCGGCGACTATGTGTCCATCCAGGTAGCCGACAACGGCACCGGCATGACGCCGGAGGTGGCCGCGCGCGCCTTCGATCCCTTCTTCACCACCAAGCCGCAGGGGCAGGGCACCGGCCTAGGGCTGTCGATGATCTATGGATTCGCCAAGCAGTCCGGCGGCCATATCGCCATCGATACCGCGTTGGGCGCCGGCACCGTGATCCGGCTGAAGCTGCCGCGCTATCGCGGCGACGCACTGCCCGACAGCCACATGCCCGGGAGTGGCGCTGCGATACAGGCTGTCAGCCAGGCGACCCTGCTGCTGGTGGACGACGAAGGCCATTTGCGCGAACTGCTGGCCGAGATGCTGGAAATGCTGAACTACCGGGTGGTACAGAGCGGCGACGCCGCCGCCGCGCTCGCCCTGATCGACGCCGGCCAGCATGCCGACCTGCTGATCACCGATGTCGGCCTGCCCGGCGGCATGAACGGGCGCCAGCTGGCCGAAGCGGCGCGGCAGCGTAGACCCGATCTGAACGTGCTGTTCATCACCGGCTACGCGGAAGACGCGCCGACCCGCAACGGCATGCTGGAGCCGGCGATGGAAGTGCTGACCAAGCCATTCAGCCTGGACACCTTTGCGCAGCGGGTGGCGGCGATGCTGAAGGCGCGCGGCTGA
- a CDS encoding DUF3820 family protein: MTPDTLQLLVSREMPFGKYKGRMLADLPGHYLAWFAREGFPRGELGSLLALMYELDHNALRHLLSPLRDPARTLS, from the coding sequence ATGACGCCCGATACCCTGCAACTGCTGGTCAGCCGTGAAATGCCCTTTGGCAAATACAAGGGACGGATGCTGGCCGATCTGCCGGGCCACTACCTGGCCTGGTTTGCCCGCGAGGGTTTCCCCAGGGGAGAATTGGGCAGTCTGCTGGCGCTGATGTACGAGCTCGACCACAATGCGCTGCGCCATTTGCTCTCGCCGCTGCGCGACCCTGCCAGGACCCTGTCATGA
- a CDS encoding DMT family transporter: MTARLTPSTIVMLLLPPLLWASNAVVGRMVQGMVPPVMMNFARWLVAFLVLLPLAGWVLRRGSVLWPAWRRFALLGLLGVGLYNAMQYLALKSSTPINVTLVGASMPVWMLAIGWLFFKVRVSPRQMVGAVLSILGVLVVLSRGEWQLLLGLRLVAGDLLMIVATIVWSFYSWLLTLPLPGAAQKLRPDWAAFLMAQVVFGLAWSGLFAGGEWLVSDARIHWSWPLAAALVYVGIGPAVIALRCWGTGVQRVGPSIAAFFSNLTPLFAAVLSLAFLGELPHLYHAVAFLLIVGGIVLSSRR; encoded by the coding sequence ATGACCGCCAGACTCACTCCGTCCACCATTGTGATGCTGCTGCTTCCGCCGCTGCTCTGGGCCAGCAATGCGGTGGTCGGCCGCATGGTGCAGGGCATGGTGCCGCCGGTGATGATGAATTTCGCGCGCTGGCTGGTGGCCTTCCTCGTACTGCTGCCGCTGGCCGGCTGGGTGCTGCGGCGCGGCAGCGTGCTATGGCCGGCATGGCGCCGCTTCGCGCTGCTGGGCCTCCTGGGCGTAGGCCTGTACAACGCAATGCAGTACCTGGCCCTGAAAAGCTCCACGCCGATCAATGTGACCCTGGTCGGCGCCAGCATGCCGGTCTGGATGCTGGCCATCGGCTGGCTGTTCTTCAAGGTGCGGGTGTCACCGCGCCAGATGGTGGGCGCGGTGCTGTCCATCCTGGGCGTGCTGGTGGTGCTGTCGCGCGGCGAATGGCAACTGCTGCTGGGCCTGCGGCTGGTGGCCGGCGACTTGCTGATGATCGTCGCCACGATTGTCTGGTCCTTCTACAGCTGGCTGCTGACGCTGCCCCTGCCTGGCGCGGCGCAGAAGCTGCGGCCGGACTGGGCGGCCTTCCTGATGGCGCAGGTCGTATTCGGCCTGGCCTGGTCCGGCCTCTTCGCCGGCGGCGAATGGCTGGTGTCGGATGCCCGCATACACTGGAGCTGGCCGCTGGCGGCGGCGCTGGTGTATGTCGGCATCGGCCCGGCGGTGATTGCGCTGCGCTGCTGGGGCACCGGCGTGCAGCGGGTCGGCCCCAGCATTGCCGCCTTTTTCAGCAATCTCACGCCGCTGTTCGCGGCGGTGCTGTCCCTGGCCTTCCTGGGCGAGCTGCCGCATCTCTATCATGCGGTGGCCTTCCTGCTGATCGTCGGCGGCATCGTGCTGTCCTCTCGGCGCTGA
- a CDS encoding ankyrin repeat domain-containing protein, protein MSDQQPDAERQAQLRQHLKEMFDYARSGDAATLARLLALGVPVNLRNEKGDTLLMLACYHGHLEAARVLLQHGADTEIYNDNGQLPLAAAVFKDYREIAELLLASGAKVDGASPDGRTALMMAAMFNRTAMLDLMLAHGGDPHARNAKGLSARDLALTMGAPETARQLEALGA, encoded by the coding sequence ATGTCAGACCAGCAACCCGACGCCGAGCGCCAGGCCCAACTGCGGCAGCACCTGAAGGAAATGTTCGACTACGCCCGCTCCGGCGACGCCGCCACGCTGGCGCGCCTCCTGGCTTTGGGCGTGCCGGTCAATCTGCGCAACGAGAAGGGCGACACCCTGCTGATGCTGGCCTGCTATCACGGCCATCTCGAGGCTGCCCGCGTGCTGCTGCAGCATGGCGCCGATACCGAGATCTACAACGACAACGGCCAGTTGCCGCTGGCCGCGGCGGTTTTCAAGGATTACCGCGAGATCGCCGAGCTGCTGCTGGCCAGCGGCGCGAAGGTGGACGGCGCCTCGCCGGACGGCCGCACCGCGCTGATGATGGCGGCCATGTTCAACCGCACCGCGATGCTGGACCTGATGCTGGCCCACGGCGGCGATCCGCATGCGCGCAATGCCAAGGGTTTGAGCGCCAGAGACCTGGCGCTGACGATGGGCGCGCCGGAGACGGCCAGGCAGCTCGAGGCATTGGGCGCCTGA
- a CDS encoding amino acid ABC transporter permease — protein sequence MNYNWNWRIFWEPSPDGAGTYMDTLWSGLIWTLATALTAWVMALLIGALIGTIRTTPNKLAVRLANAYVELFRNVPLLVQMFLWYFVMPELVPQGLGNWLKALPNAPFITAVLCLGFFTSSRVAVQVSAGINSLPRGQKLAGTALGLTLPQTYRYILLPMAFRIIVPPLTSEFLNIIKNSAVALTIGLMELTARARSMQEFSFQVFEAFTAATLIYILVNVVVVFLMRWIERRVAVPGFISSSTGGGGH from the coding sequence ATGAACTACAACTGGAACTGGCGCATCTTCTGGGAGCCCTCCCCGGACGGTGCCGGCACCTACATGGATACGCTATGGTCCGGCCTGATCTGGACCCTTGCCACCGCGCTGACCGCCTGGGTGATGGCGCTCCTGATTGGTGCCCTGATCGGCACGATCCGCACCACGCCCAACAAGCTGGCGGTTCGCCTTGCCAATGCCTATGTCGAACTGTTCCGCAATGTGCCCCTGCTGGTCCAGATGTTCCTCTGGTACTTCGTCATGCCCGAACTGGTGCCGCAAGGCCTGGGCAACTGGCTCAAAGCCCTGCCCAACGCGCCTTTCATCACCGCCGTGCTCTGCCTCGGTTTCTTCACCTCGTCACGGGTGGCAGTGCAGGTTTCCGCCGGCATCAACTCCCTGCCCCGCGGCCAGAAGCTGGCCGGCACCGCGCTCGGCCTGACCCTGCCGCAGACCTACCGCTACATCCTGCTGCCCATGGCCTTCCGGATCATCGTGCCGCCGCTGACCAGTGAATTCCTGAACATCATCAAGAACAGCGCCGTGGCGCTGACCATCGGCCTGATGGAGCTCACCGCGCGCGCCCGTTCCATGCAGGAGTTTTCATTCCAGGTCTTCGAGGCATTCACCGCCGCGACGCTGATCTACATCCTGGTCAACGTGGTCGTGGTGTTCCTGATGCGCTGGATAGAGCGCCGGGTTGCCGTGCCTGGCTTCATCAGCAGTTCCACCGGCGGCGGAGGTCACTGA
- a CDS encoding amino acid ABC transporter substrate-binding protein, with translation MKLHALLTVMIGASLITSAVHAQELTGTLKKIKDTGTITLGVRDSSIPFSYLDDKQSYQGYSIDLCMKIVTAVQKQLGLTSLNVKMNPVTSATRIPLMANGTVDLECGSTTNNLERQKQVAFAPTTFVTANRLLAKKASNINTLDDMKGKSLVSTSGTSNLKQVTALNGERNLGMNIMAAKDHAEAFLMVETGRAVAFAMDDILLASLAASSKAPNDYAITKEALSVEPYGIMLRREDPQFKKAVDTAIENVMKSGEINKIYAKWFMSPIPPKNINLNVPMSDQLKMVIAKPTDSGDPAAYADVPDAQKNGAKKK, from the coding sequence ATGAAACTGCATGCCCTACTTACCGTGATGATCGGTGCCAGCCTGATCACGAGCGCCGTACACGCACAAGAGCTGACCGGCACGCTGAAGAAAATCAAAGACACCGGCACCATCACCCTTGGTGTACGTGACTCGTCCATTCCTTTCTCCTATCTGGACGACAAGCAGTCCTATCAGGGCTATTCGATCGATCTATGCATGAAGATCGTGACGGCGGTCCAGAAGCAGCTTGGACTGACTTCCCTGAACGTCAAGATGAACCCGGTGACATCGGCCACCCGGATTCCCCTGATGGCGAACGGCACGGTGGATCTGGAATGCGGCTCGACCACCAACAATCTCGAGCGCCAGAAGCAGGTCGCCTTTGCACCAACGACATTCGTCACGGCAAACCGTCTGCTCGCCAAGAAAGCGTCCAACATCAATACCCTGGACGACATGAAAGGCAAGAGCCTGGTTTCCACATCCGGCACCTCGAACCTCAAGCAGGTAACGGCCCTGAATGGCGAGCGCAATCTCGGCATGAACATCATGGCCGCCAAGGACCACGCGGAGGCCTTCCTGATGGTGGAAACCGGCCGCGCCGTCGCCTTCGCCATGGATGACATCCTGCTGGCTTCCCTGGCCGCCAGCTCCAAGGCGCCTAACGATTACGCCATTACCAAGGAAGCGCTGTCGGTGGAGCCATACGGCATCATGCTGCGCCGCGAAGATCCGCAGTTCAAGAAGGCTGTCGACACGGCCATCGAGAACGTGATGAAGTCGGGCGAAATCAACAAGATCTATGCGAAATGGTTCATGTCGCCGATCCCGCCCAAGAACATCAACCTCAATGTTCCGATGAGCGACCAGTTGAAGATGGTCATCGCCAAGCCGACCGATTCCGGTGATCCTGCGGCCTACGCAGACGTGCCGGACGCGCAAAAGAACGGCGCAAAAAAGAAATAA
- a CDS encoding thioesterase family protein, with protein sequence MARLTLDFPEDQYYYATQLTVRVTDINGANHLGNDSMISMISEARARFLFDFGLEGTLDQDVGTIVTDLATTYRNEAHARDQLLFEVGVMDFNTYGGDITFRITRPRDQALVAMAKSGFVFFNYKTRKVVPMPDAFSGKFQRVNWVS encoded by the coding sequence ATGGCACGCCTGACGCTCGATTTTCCTGAAGACCAGTATTACTACGCCACCCAGCTCACCGTGCGCGTGACCGACATCAACGGCGCCAACCATCTCGGCAACGACTCGATGATCTCGATGATCTCCGAAGCCCGGGCCCGCTTCCTGTTCGACTTCGGCCTGGAAGGCACCCTGGACCAGGATGTCGGCACCATCGTCACCGATCTTGCCACCACGTACCGCAATGAAGCCCATGCCCGCGACCAGCTGCTGTTCGAGGTCGGCGTGATGGACTTCAACACCTATGGCGGCGACATCACCTTCCGCATCACCCGTCCGCGCGACCAGGCGCTGGTGGCCATGGCGAAGTCGGGTTTCGTGTTCTTCAATTACAAGACCCGCAAGGTGGTGCCGATGCCCGACGCGTTTTCCGGCAAGTTCCAGCGGGTGAACTGGGTGTCCTGA
- a CDS encoding DUF4148 domain-containing protein, with amino-acid sequence MNIKNIIVATAILAAAGSSFAQQTEFVAPDAGFKSSLTRAQVRQELAQAYAQGDVVQRQHDGQDTQFAGSTQTREQVRKEAARAAQTRHAGDVNDLYFGA; translated from the coding sequence ATGAACATCAAGAACATCATCGTCGCTACCGCCATCCTCGCTGCCGCAGGTTCGTCCTTTGCCCAGCAAACCGAATTCGTCGCTCCGGACGCCGGCTTCAAGTCCAGCCTGACCCGCGCCCAGGTGCGCCAGGAACTGGCCCAGGCCTATGCGCAAGGCGACGTCGTCCAGCGCCAGCATGACGGCCAGGACACCCAGTTTGCCGGCAGCACCCAGACCCGCGAACAGGTAAGGAAGGAAGCAGCCCGCGCCGCCCAGACCCGTCATGCAGGCGACGTCAACGATCTGTATTTCGGCGCATAA
- a CDS encoding DUF1810 domain-containing protein: protein MDHDPFELQRFVDAQEPLRQRVKAEMRAGRKSSHWMWFFFPQLRGLGRSEMAHRYGIASLDEARAYLAHPVLGPRLREACQIIHEVRGRSACQIFGHPDDVKFRSCLTLFGRADPDEPVFAACLRKYFAGVEDQATLALLR, encoded by the coding sequence ATGGACCATGACCCATTTGAGTTGCAACGCTTCGTCGATGCCCAGGAACCACTGCGGCAGCGCGTCAAGGCTGAAATGCGCGCCGGCCGCAAGTCCAGCCACTGGATGTGGTTTTTCTTCCCGCAGCTGCGCGGCCTGGGCAGGAGCGAAATGGCGCATCGCTATGGCATTGCGTCCCTCGACGAAGCCCGCGCCTACCTGGCCCATCCGGTGCTCGGGCCGCGGCTGCGCGAAGCCTGCCAGATCATTCATGAAGTCAGGGGCCGCAGCGCCTGCCAGATATTCGGACACCCGGACGACGTGAAGTTCAGGTCCTGCCTGACGCTGTTTGGCCGGGCAGACCCCGACGAGCCGGTATTCGCGGCCTGCCTGCGCAAGTATTTCGCCGGCGTGGAAGACCAGGCTACGCTGGCGCTGTTGCGCTGA
- a CDS encoding alkene reductase: MSKLFDPIRVGDLELPNRVIMAPLTRSRAIGGGRVPNALMAQYYVQRASAGLILSEATAVTPQGVGYADTPGIWSDEQVAGWKMVTDAVHAAGGRIFLQLWHVGRISDPVFLDGDLPVAPSAIAAQGHVSLVRPKRAYVTPRALDTEEIPGIVAAFRKGAENARRAGFDGVEIHGANGYLLDQFLQDKTNKRTDAYGGSVENRARLLLEVTDACIAVWGASRVGMHLAPRGDAHDMGDTNPAETFGYVATELGKRGIAFICAREALGPNRLGPQLKKAFGGVYIANEKMTRDSAEQVIASGEADAVAFGQLFIANPDLPQRLRINAPLNQPQPETFYHPGAEGYTDYPALA; encoded by the coding sequence ATGAGCAAACTCTTCGATCCCATCCGCGTCGGCGACCTTGAACTGCCCAACCGGGTCATCATGGCGCCGCTGACACGCTCCCGCGCCATTGGCGGCGGCCGCGTGCCGAATGCCCTGATGGCGCAATACTATGTGCAGCGCGCCTCGGCCGGCCTGATCCTGTCCGAAGCCACGGCGGTCACGCCGCAGGGCGTGGGCTATGCCGATACGCCGGGCATCTGGTCCGACGAGCAGGTGGCGGGCTGGAAGATGGTGACGGATGCGGTGCATGCGGCCGGCGGGCGGATCTTTCTGCAGCTGTGGCATGTGGGCCGGATTTCCGACCCGGTCTTCCTCGACGGCGACTTGCCGGTGGCGCCGAGTGCGATCGCGGCGCAAGGCCATGTCAGCCTGGTCCGCCCCAAGCGCGCCTATGTAACGCCGCGCGCGCTGGACACGGAGGAGATTCCGGGCATCGTCGCGGCTTTCCGCAAGGGCGCGGAGAATGCCAGGCGCGCCGGTTTCGATGGCGTGGAAATCCATGGCGCGAATGGCTATCTGCTGGACCAGTTCCTGCAGGACAAGACCAACAAGCGCACCGATGCCTATGGCGGTTCGGTGGAAAACCGGGCGCGCCTGCTGCTGGAAGTGACTGATGCCTGCATCGCGGTATGGGGCGCGTCGCGGGTGGGGATGCACCTGGCGCCGCGTGGCGATGCGCATGACATGGGCGACACCAATCCGGCCGAGACCTTCGGCTATGTGGCGACCGAACTGGGCAAGCGCGGCATTGCCTTCATCTGCGCACGCGAGGCGCTCGGCCCGAACCGGCTGGGCCCGCAGCTGAAGAAGGCTTTCGGCGGCGTGTATATCGCCAATGAAAAGATGACCCGCGACAGCGCCGAACAGGTGATTGCCTCGGGCGAAGCCGATGCGGTGGCCTTTGGCCAGCTCTTCATCGCCAACCCGGACCTGCCGCAGCGGCTGAGGATCAATGCGCCGCTGAACCAGCCGCAGCCGGAGACCTTCTATCACCCGGGCGCGGAAGGCTATACCGACTATCCGGCGCTGGCCTGA
- a CDS encoding LysE family translocator — protein MTLHTWWLFVMMSFVVSGTPGPNMLLVMSSSARHGIRQALAVMAGCMTALMLMMGLSAAGLGALLQASPAVFDALRWIGAAYLVYLGVKSWRAPAVTRADDAPAMPSERGAALFRRGFLVAASNPKAILFAAAFLPQFITLSAPRLPQFMILLLTFALIEGGWYMAYAAGGQRIAVYLRRARVLRLFNRVTGGVFVGFGALMAALRH, from the coding sequence ATGACGTTGCACACCTGGTGGCTGTTCGTGATGATGAGCTTTGTCGTTTCCGGCACGCCCGGCCCCAACATGCTGCTGGTCATGAGCAGCAGCGCCCGCCACGGCATCAGGCAGGCGCTGGCGGTCATGGCGGGCTGCATGACGGCGCTGATGCTGATGATGGGCCTGTCAGCAGCCGGCCTGGGCGCGCTGCTGCAGGCCTCGCCCGCCGTGTTCGATGCATTGCGCTGGATCGGCGCGGCCTATCTGGTTTACCTGGGTGTGAAAAGCTGGCGCGCGCCAGCGGTGACCAGGGCGGATGATGCGCCCGCCATGCCATCGGAGCGCGGCGCGGCCCTGTTCCGGCGCGGCTTCCTGGTGGCGGCCAGCAATCCCAAGGCCATCCTGTTCGCGGCCGCCTTCCTGCCGCAATTCATCACGCTGTCGGCGCCCAGGCTGCCGCAGTTCATGATCCTGCTGCTGACGTTTGCGCTGATCGAAGGCGGCTGGTACATGGCCTATGCGGCCGGCGGCCAGCGCATAGCGGTCTACCTGCGCCGTGCCAGGGTGCTGCGCCTGTTCAACCGGGTGACCGGCGGGGTTTTCGTCGGCTTCGGGGCACTGATGGCGGCGCTGCGGCACTAA